A window of Aquipuribacter sp. SD81 contains these coding sequences:
- a CDS encoding enoyl-CoA hydratase/isomerase family protein, whose protein sequence is MTQEQWVRLVEEDEQGHVVSLVLQREAARNAISVEMARQVAEAARDLAARPALRAVVLRSSREDAFCVGADLKERARASTADLLAARDTNRAAYGGVLALPVPVVAAVRGYALGGGCELALSCDLLVGDAGTVIGLPEVGVGLLPGGGGTQLAVRRLGWGRAADLVLTARRCDGEEAYRLGLLDRLAERGRVVEEALDLARLLASRSPRAVRLAKQAMRDGAHRPLPEALEVEDAAWRQVVGGADRVEGIAAFVEKRDPAWEDAG, encoded by the coding sequence GTGACGCAGGAGCAGTGGGTCCGGCTGGTCGAGGAGGACGAGCAGGGGCACGTGGTGTCTCTGGTGCTGCAGCGCGAGGCCGCGCGCAACGCCATCTCCGTGGAGATGGCCCGCCAGGTGGCCGAGGCGGCCCGCGACCTCGCGGCCCGGCCCGCGCTGCGGGCGGTCGTGCTGCGGTCCAGCCGCGAGGACGCGTTCTGCGTGGGCGCGGACCTCAAGGAGCGGGCGCGCGCGAGCACGGCGGACCTGCTCGCCGCCCGCGACACCAACCGCGCCGCGTACGGCGGGGTGCTCGCCCTGCCCGTGCCGGTGGTCGCCGCGGTCCGCGGCTACGCCCTCGGCGGGGGCTGCGAGCTCGCGCTGTCGTGCGACCTGCTCGTCGGGGACGCGGGCACCGTCATCGGCCTGCCCGAGGTCGGTGTCGGGCTGCTGCCGGGCGGTGGCGGCACGCAGCTGGCCGTGCGCCGTCTGGGCTGGGGGCGCGCCGCCGACCTCGTCCTCACCGCCCGACGCTGCGACGGCGAGGAGGCCTACCGGCTCGGGCTGCTGGACCGCCTCGCCGAGCGCGGCCGGGTGGTCGAGGAGGCGCTCGACCTCGCCCGCCTGCTGGCGAGCCGATCGCCGCGGGCGGTCCGGCTCGCCAAGCAGGCCATGCGCGACGGCGCGCACCGGCCGCTGCCCGAGGCGCTCGAGGTGGAGGACGCCGCGTGGCGTCAGGTCGTGGGCGGGGCGGACCGGGTCGAGGGCATCGCGGCGTTCGTCGAGAAGCGCGACCCGGCGTGGGAGGACGCGGGCTGA
- a CDS encoding adenylate/guanylate cyclase domain-containing protein — protein MTGPARTYTLREAAREVGVSQLSARKLFRALGYADVTDEPALGATELRALELAAGMVRDGTLDEQTVLNLSRAVGRSLDRLATWQVESVAERVDGDPRATAALLEQLGPRLEALLAIVWHRMLEDAVDRVVVPAGEAFERAVGFADVVGWTQVVQSLDEPELAGLVRRFGDVAGDVIADNGGRVIKTVGDEVMFTTRGVADAARTSLGLAQAFDDEPHVPGVRVGFAHGPVVARLGDVFGSTVNLASRVCRLAGAGEVLTDSTTAAGLTGTQGLRLRPLGERQVRGVGRVPLVSVEPPSRRDQGRGYAPGEHG, from the coding sequence GTGACCGGGCCCGCGCGCACGTACACGTTGCGCGAGGCCGCGCGCGAGGTCGGGGTGTCGCAGCTGAGCGCCCGCAAGCTGTTCCGCGCGCTCGGCTACGCCGACGTCACCGACGAGCCGGCCCTCGGCGCCACCGAGCTGCGGGCGCTGGAGCTCGCGGCCGGCATGGTCCGCGACGGCACGCTCGACGAGCAGACCGTCCTCAACCTCAGCCGGGCGGTCGGGCGCTCGCTGGACCGGCTCGCCACGTGGCAGGTGGAGTCCGTCGCGGAGCGCGTCGACGGCGACCCCCGGGCGACGGCGGCGCTGCTGGAGCAGCTCGGGCCTCGGCTGGAGGCACTGCTCGCCATCGTGTGGCACCGCATGCTCGAGGACGCGGTCGACCGGGTCGTCGTGCCCGCCGGCGAGGCGTTCGAGCGTGCGGTCGGCTTCGCCGACGTCGTCGGCTGGACGCAGGTCGTGCAGAGCCTCGACGAGCCGGAGCTCGCCGGCCTGGTCCGCCGCTTCGGCGACGTCGCGGGCGACGTCATCGCCGACAACGGCGGCCGCGTCATCAAGACCGTCGGAGACGAGGTCATGTTCACCACGCGCGGGGTGGCCGACGCCGCACGGACCTCGCTGGGCCTCGCGCAGGCCTTCGACGACGAGCCGCACGTGCCCGGGGTGCGGGTGGGCTTCGCCCACGGCCCCGTCGTCGCCCGCCTCGGGGACGTCTTCGGCAGCACCGTCAACCTCGCCTCACGCGTGTGCCGCCTCGCCGGGGCCGGCGAGGTCCTCACCGACTCCACCACCGCGGCCGGCCTGACGGGCACGCAGGGACTGCGCCTGCGCCCGCTGGGCGAGCGGCAGGTGCGCGGGGTCGGCAGGGTGCCGCTGGTCTCGGTGGAGCCCCCGTCACGACGCGATCAGGGCCGCGGGTACGCCCCGGGCGAGCACGGCTGA
- a CDS encoding biotin--[acetyl-CoA-carboxylase] ligase → MRWPVQVVTATGSTNADLADAARGGETGPRVLAARRQDAGRGRLDRAWSSPAGASVAVSWLWAPRRPRADWPWLPVVVGLGVVDAVAALGVTARLKWPNDVVVDVAAQPAGVVPGDAATGATAGLRKLAGVLVEVAVTPDGTACAVAGVGLNVGLGADDLPVPTATSVRLLTGRDPGFDAALAALLDGVGARLSAWDADADAHADADADAAADVAGPDARLREAYRQACTTLGREVRVTTPGGAVRGTAVDVDTAGRLLVRGDDGRVVGLSAGDVEHVR, encoded by the coding sequence GTGCGGTGGCCGGTGCAGGTGGTGACGGCCACCGGCTCCACGAACGCCGACCTCGCCGACGCCGCCCGCGGGGGCGAGACCGGACCGCGCGTGCTCGCCGCCCGTCGCCAGGACGCCGGACGCGGGCGGCTGGACCGGGCCTGGTCGAGCCCCGCCGGCGCCTCGGTCGCGGTGTCGTGGCTGTGGGCGCCGCGTCGGCCCCGGGCGGACTGGCCGTGGCTGCCCGTCGTGGTCGGCCTCGGCGTCGTCGATGCGGTCGCCGCCCTCGGCGTCACCGCCCGGCTCAAGTGGCCGAACGACGTGGTGGTGGACGTCGCCGCGCAGCCTGCGGGCGTCGTCCCCGGGGACGCCGCGACCGGGGCCACGGCGGGCCTGCGCAAGCTCGCCGGCGTGCTCGTGGAGGTCGCCGTGACCCCCGACGGCACCGCGTGCGCGGTCGCGGGCGTCGGGCTCAACGTCGGCCTCGGCGCCGACGACCTGCCCGTCCCGACGGCGACGTCCGTCCGGCTGCTCACCGGGCGCGACCCCGGCTTCGACGCCGCGCTGGCCGCCCTGCTCGACGGCGTGGGGGCACGGCTGTCCGCCTGGGACGCCGACGCCGACGCCCACGCCGATGCCGATGCCGATGCCGCCGCCGACGTCGCCGGCCCCGACGCGCGGCTGCGCGAGGCCTACCGTCAGGCGTGCACCACGCTGGGCCGCGAGGTGCGCGTCACGACCCCGGGGGGTGCGGTGCGCGGCACGGCTGTCGACGTCGACACGGCGGGCCGGCTCCTGGTGCGGGGGGACGACGGGCGGGTCGTCGGGCTGTCCGCGGGCGACGTGGAGCACGTCCGGTGA
- a CDS encoding GtrA family protein, with amino-acid sequence MLAPLQRLYAVVHGALHLVVREGMKFGVVGAVAYVVDFGVFNLLLHAGPDPVLDGRPLTAKVVSVCLATLTAWVGNRYWTFRRRRRSAVRRELVLFAVVNVGGLLLALVPLAVSRYVLGLTSAVADNIAANVVGLALGTLFRFLMYRTVVFNELRDGEPGAPGGPTGGAAAGTVTEGAAVVEPGVAPQPASSHAGSRFSTNAAMPSTRSAPPTT; translated from the coding sequence GTGCTCGCACCGCTGCAGCGTCTGTACGCCGTCGTCCACGGCGCGCTCCACCTCGTCGTGCGGGAGGGCATGAAGTTCGGCGTCGTCGGCGCGGTCGCCTACGTCGTCGACTTCGGCGTGTTCAACCTGCTCCTGCACGCGGGACCCGACCCCGTCCTCGACGGGCGCCCGCTGACGGCCAAGGTCGTGTCGGTGTGCCTCGCGACCCTCACCGCGTGGGTCGGCAACCGCTACTGGACGTTCCGGCGCCGGCGACGCTCGGCCGTGCGCCGCGAGCTCGTGCTCTTCGCCGTCGTCAACGTGGGAGGCCTGCTGCTCGCGCTCGTGCCGCTCGCGGTGAGCCGCTACGTGCTCGGCCTCACCTCGGCGGTGGCCGACAACATCGCCGCGAACGTCGTCGGCCTCGCGCTCGGCACGCTGTTCCGCTTCCTCATGTACCGCACGGTCGTGTTCAACGAGCTGCGCGACGGTGAGCCGGGGGCGCCGGGCGGTCCGACGGGCGGGGCGGCGGCCGGCACCGTCACCGAGGGCGCCGCGGTGGTGGAGCCCGGCGTGGCCCCTCAGCCCGCGTCCTCCCACGCCGGGTCGCGCTTCTCGACGAACGCCGCGATGCCCTCGACCCGGTCCGCCCCGCCCACGACCTGA